The window GAGTTCGCCGGCGCGATCGCAGGCGCCGCCCAGGAGGTGATCGACGGCAAGTTCGACGAGCACTTCCCCCTGGTGGTCTGGCAGACCGGCTCCGGCACCCAGTCCAACATGAACGCGAACGAGGTCATCTCGAACCGCGCGATCGAGATGCTCGGCGGCCAGCTCGGCTCGAAAAAGCCGGTGCACCCGAACGACCACGTCAACATGAGCCAGTCGTCGAACGACACCTTTCCGACGGCGATGCACATCGCGGCGGCCGAGGAGATCCAGAACCGGCTCGTTCCCGCGCTCGAACACCTCGAGCGCGCGCTGGACGCCAAGGCGACGGCGTTCGAGCACATCATCAAGATCGGCCGCACCCACACCCAGGACGCGACGCCGCTGACGCTGGGGCAGGAGTTCTCCGGTTACGTCGCGCAGGTGCGGCTCGGCGTCGTCCGGGCGAAGGAAGGCCTCAAGCACCTGCTGCCGCTGGCCCAGGGCGGCACCGCCGTCGGCACCGGCATCAACGCCAAGATCGGCTTCGCCGAGACGTTCGCGGAGAAGGCGGCCGAGATCACCGGCCTGCCGTTCGTGACCGCGCCGAACAAGTTCGAGGCGCTCGCCGCCCACGACGCCTACGTCTACGCCCACGGCGCCCTGAACTCGATCGCCGCCGGCCTGTTCAAGATCGCGAACGACATCCGGTTCCTGGGATCGGGACCGCGGTCCGGCCTCGGCGAACTGATTCTTCCCGAGAATGAGCCCGGCTCGTCGATCATGCCGGGGAAGGTGAACCCGACCCAGTGCGAGGCCCTGACGATGGTCTGCGCCCAGGTGTTCGGCAACAACGCGGCGGTGACCTTCGCCGGCAGCCAGGGGCATTTCGAGCTGAACGTGTTCAAGCCGGTGATGGCCTACAACATGCTCCAGTCGATCCGCCTGATCGCGGACGCCAGCGTCAGCTTCGCCGACAACTGCGTCGTCGGGATCGAGGCGGACGAGACGCGCATCGCCGACCTGATGGGCCGGTCGCTCATGCTTGTCACCGCCCTCGCGCCGACGATCGGCTACGACAACGCCACTAAGGTCGCGAAGACGGCGCACAAGAACGGCACCACGCTCCGCGAAGAGGCGGTCAAGCTGGGCTTCGTCACGGCGGAGGAGTTCGACGCCGTGGTGCGTCCGGAAACGATGATCCGACCGAGCTGAGGCCCTCGGGTCTCGATTTCCTGTTCGCAGCCGTGTAAACACCTCTCCCGGAATGGCTGAGATCGTAAATCTGCGCCAGGCGCGCAAGCGGCGGGAACGTGAGGACAGGTCGGCGCAAGCCGCCGAGAACCGCGTCCGCTTCGGCCGGCGGAAGGACGAACAGGTCGCCGAGGAGGCTCGCCGCGCTCAGGCGGAACGGCTTCTCGACGGCCATCGTCGCGACAACGGGGGCGACGCGGAGCAATGAGCCGCATTGAGAACTTGACCATCGGCATCCCGACCTCGGACGGCATCGTCGTGAACGAGATCGTCCGCGAGATGCCCGAAGCGATCGCGAACGTCATCAACCCTGACATCGTCAAGCGATCGATCGTGGTCGCCGGGCATAAGACGAGCGTGAGCCTCGAAGACGCCTTCTGGCACGCGCTGAAGGATATCGCGCGCGAGCGCGGGCAGTCGCTTCGCGGCCTCGTCGCTGAGATCGACGCCAGCCGAACGGGCGGCAACCTGTCGTCCGCCGTTCGGCTGCACGTGCTCGACCACTACCGCCGCCGCTCCGGCGCGCTCGGCGCGATCAAGAGCTAGCTCGTCAGCGACCGCCCTGCGTTTCGCCCTCGGTCGGCGGGGCCAGGTCGAACGTCGGCGGCAGCGTCGGCTGAGACGGCGCAAGCTGCTGCGCCTTCAGGCGCTCTTCGTCCGCTTTCCGCTTCTCGTCCGCGACCCGTTTCTCCTCGGCTCGACGGCGATCCTCCGCTGCGGCGCGTTCGCGCGCGAGCCGGGCTCTCTGCTGGATCTCGGCTTCCATCGCCTCGATCCGCTGCGTCTCACGCTCGACGGCCCGAACCGAAAGCCAGCTCGTCAGCGCGGTCGCGTCCAGCTTTCGGCGCGGCGCGGCGAGCGAGCCCTGGAACGCGACGCCGAGCTGCGGAGCGTCCGCCCGCCGGGGGCCCAGCGTCAGCGCGGCGTCCAGAGTGAGCCGCGACAGATCGATCGAGACGCCGCCGCCGAGCCGCGCGGCCACGCCCTCGTCGACGATGGCGCCGGAGCGCAGCACGCCGCCCGAGATGGTGAAGGGCGCGCCGAGGCGCGGCGCCGTGAAATCGGCCCGGCCGATCAGCGGCTCCAGCGCGCCTGCGATCTTCGGCGCTTCGAGCGGAAGCCCCTGCTCGATCATCGGCTCGACCGCGTCGAGCGCGGCGGCGTCGAGGCTACGGATGGCCGCCGAGCGCAGCGTCGCGGATCCCGCGCCGGCGAAGCTCGCCATGATCGCCGAGAGGCTGCGGCCGGAACCCTGCGCCTCCACCGTTCCTTCGATCGCGCCGATGAGCTTGGACGCGACGCCTTGGCCCGTGAGCCTCTCCAGACGCACATCCTTCGCCGCGGCCTTAACCGCAAGCGTCGCCTCGAGGCCCGGGCGGGAGAGATCGAGCGAACCGGTGACGCCCCCGCCGGCGAGATTGGCGGAGAACCGCTCCACGGACGTCGCGTTCGGACGCAGCGCCAGGATGAAGCGCACATCGGTCGCAGGCTCCGCCAAGCCCAGCGGCATGCGCCGCGCCGACACCGCGATCCGCCCGTTCAGCCCGCGCAGCGGCGAGGGGCCGAAGGCGGCGGACGGCCAGACCGAACGAACGCCTGTCGGTCCCGCGGTCAGGCCTTCCGGCGAGAGGCCCAGCGCCAGGAGCGCCGCGGCGGGCGCTTCGTCCACGGCGGCCTCGCCCTCGAAGGCGGCCTTCGGATCGAACGGCGCGAGGAGTCGGCCGGACACGGCGCGACCGGCGATCGAGCCGGCGAGGTTTTCGATCGCCGCCTGATCCGCGGTCACCGCGACGCGGGCTGCAAGGTCGACCGGCATCGACGGCGCCACGCCGGGCGTCAGGCGCCCCAGAGCTTCGGCGAAGGCGGCGATATCCGGCGATTTGAGCGTCACGTCAGCCGCCGCGGACAGTCCCACGACAGGCGCGAGCGTCACGTCGCCCTTGGCGGCGAGGTCGAGGCCGAGCGCTGCGAAGCGCGCGTCGCCCGTCATGCCGCGAGCAGGCGCCCCCTTGAGCGCCAGCGTCAGCCGCCCACCCTCCGCGGCCGCGACAGGACTCGTCGTCAGACCGACAAGAGCCGCGAGGCGTCGTCCGTCGGGCGAACCGAGGTCAAGCGCCATGTCCATGTCCGCGTCGAGCGCGAAGCGTGGCGTCGAGAGCCGCGCCTCGAAGGCCCCGCCGGCGGCGTTTCCGCGCGCCGTGACGCGGTGCCCGGCCGCGCCGGTGGTGAGCTCGACGGTGGCTTTCGCCGGCTGCAGCGCCGCCGCGCGGCGGGCCAGCACGTCGGCCGCCCCGCCGGCGCCGTCGACCGCGCGCGCGAAGGCGATGAGCCCGTCAAGCCGCTGCGCGTCGACGTCGAAGGCGAGCCGGCCCTCCGGCCCCTCGGCGCCCGCGCCGATGCGTCCTTGCCCGGAGAGTTTCGCGCCGCCTGCATCGGCCACGGCGAGCCGCCGCACCTCGAAGCCGTCCGCGTCCAGCGCCGCGTCCAGCGCGACGTCTCGCAGCGAGACGCCGAGCAGCGTCAGCGCCTTCGCGTCAAGCGTCACGGCGACGTCGGTGTCGGCTCCGCGGATCAGTCCGGCGACGAGCCGATCCGCGCCGAGCGCGTCCAAGTCGAGCTTGTCGGCCGTCAGCCGCGCTTCCAGGGCGGCGCGCTCACCCTCCTCCGCCGCGCGCCAAGCGAGACGCCCCGAGGTGACCGCGCCGTCGCCTTCGATCCGCGCGTTGTCGACCGCCAGTCCGCCCATCCGCGCGCTAACGTCGCCCTTGACGGACAGGCGGCGAACGGCGGTCCGCGCGCCCTCCCCGGCGCCGCCTTGCAGCCAGCGGCGAAGGCTCGCGACGTCGCCGGCCGTGAAATCGACCTTGCCGGCGAAGCCCGGCTCTCGGTCCACGAACACCAGCGCGCCTGACGCCGCGAGACTCGCGTCGCCGGGGAGCCACACGGACGCGCGAGCGACCCGCCAGACGTCTTCGTTCGCCACCAGCTCGGCGGAGAGATTGCGGGCGACGTCGCCGGCGAGGACGACCCCACCGACGTCGATCGCGATGCGTCCGGGCAGCGGCTGCCGCGCTGCGCCGGCGAACTGCCCTGCGATCCACTCGATCACGCCAAGCGGCGTCTTGGGTCGATCGGCGCCGGCGAAGCGATCGAGGTCGAGCTGGCGCGCCCCGACCGCGAGGTCCACGCGCGGCGTCGCGCCGAGGATCAGGGCGCCCTTCCCGGCGAGACGCAGGCCGCGTTCCTCCGGGCCGTAGGCCGCGTCGATCGAGTCGAAGGCAAGGCGCGCCGCGTCGCCTGCGACCTTCGCCGTGAGCCGCCACGACCCCGCATCGATCGTCGTCTTGCCGTCCTTCGGTTCCGACTTCGTCTCCGGTCGCGCGGCGGCCACTTGGCCTTCGAAATGCGGCTTGGCGGCGATCGTCAGCGCGCCGTCGAGGTCGAAGGTCTCGGGACGTCCGTCCAGGGACGCCGCAAGCTTCAGCCGAATCACGCCGAAATCGTCCGCCTTCGCGGTCGAGAGCCGAACCGCGGCTTGGCCCGACGTGGTCGTCGCTGCGCCCTCGAAGCGGAACGGCCCGCGCAGCGAGCCCGCCTCCGCCACGCCGTCGATGTTTGTCAGCGTCAGCCGCCCCGAAGGCGTCGCGAGGCGAAGGGCGCCGTCGACGATCTCCGCCCGGTCGAAGGAGATGCGGTCCGCATCGCGAGCGCCCCGCGCGCCGGCGCCGAAGGGCGTCGTCAGAACGCCGTCGGCGTTGGAAGCCAGGTTCAGCACGGGGCGCACGAGCTTGAGGCGCTCG is drawn from Methylopila sp. 73B and contains these coding sequences:
- the fumC gene encoding class II fumarate hydratase, with translation MTATRTETDSFGPLEVPSDKYWGAQTQRSLQNFKIGGETMPKPLVRALGVVKRAAALANEELGVLKPEFAGAIAGAAQEVIDGKFDEHFPLVVWQTGSGTQSNMNANEVISNRAIEMLGGQLGSKKPVHPNDHVNMSQSSNDTFPTAMHIAAAEEIQNRLVPALEHLERALDAKATAFEHIIKIGRTHTQDATPLTLGQEFSGYVAQVRLGVVRAKEGLKHLLPLAQGGTAVGTGINAKIGFAETFAEKAAEITGLPFVTAPNKFEALAAHDAYVYAHGALNSIAAGLFKIANDIRFLGSGPRSGLGELILPENEPGSSIMPGKVNPTQCEALTMVCAQVFGNNAAVTFAGSQGHFELNVFKPVMAYNMLQSIRLIADASVSFADNCVVGIEADETRIADLMGRSLMLVTALAPTIGYDNATKVAKTAHKNGTTLREEAVKLGFVTAEEFDAVVRPETMIRPS
- a CDS encoding DUF4169 family protein; this translates as MAEIVNLRQARKRREREDRSAQAAENRVRFGRRKDEQVAEEARRAQAERLLDGHRRDNGGDAEQ
- a CDS encoding ribbon-helix-helix domain-containing protein, producing the protein MNPDIVKRSIVVAGHKTSVSLEDAFWHALKDIARERGQSLRGLVAEIDASRTGGNLSSAVRLHVLDHYRRRSGALGAIKS
- a CDS encoding AsmA family protein, whose protein sequence is MNNALTGLGLALVLALVAALIGPWFIDWNAYRDDFAAQASALVGAPVTVSGDVDARLLPSPYVRFRGVAAGVGDARLEASEIEITLAIGPLLRGEAKAERLKLVRPVLNLASNADGVLTTPFGAGARGARDADRISFDRAEIVDGALRLATPSGRLTLTNIDGVAEAGSLRGPFRFEGAATTTSGQAAVRLSTAKADDFGVIRLKLAASLDGRPETFDLDGALTIAAKPHFEGQVAAARPETKSEPKDGKTTIDAGSWRLTAKVAGDAARLAFDSIDAAYGPEERGLRLAGKGALILGATPRVDLAVGARQLDLDRFAGADRPKTPLGVIEWIAGQFAGAARQPLPGRIAIDVGGVVLAGDVARNLSAELVANEDVWRVARASVWLPGDASLAASGALVFVDREPGFAGKVDFTAGDVASLRRWLQGGAGEGARTAVRRLSVKGDVSARMGGLAVDNARIEGDGAVTSGRLAWRAAEEGERAALEARLTADKLDLDALGADRLVAGLIRGADTDVAVTLDAKALTLLGVSLRDVALDAALDADGFEVRRLAVADAGGAKLSGQGRIGAGAEGPEGRLAFDVDAQRLDGLIAFARAVDGAGGAADVLARRAAALQPAKATVELTTGAAGHRVTARGNAAGGAFEARLSTPRFALDADMDMALDLGSPDGRRLAALVGLTTSPVAAAEGGRLTLALKGAPARGMTGDARFAALGLDLAAKGDVTLAPVVGLSAAADVTLKSPDIAAFAEALGRLTPGVAPSMPVDLAARVAVTADQAAIENLAGSIAGRAVSGRLLAPFDPKAAFEGEAAVDEAPAAALLALGLSPEGLTAGPTGVRSVWPSAAFGPSPLRGLNGRIAVSARRMPLGLAEPATDVRFILALRPNATSVERFSANLAGGGVTGSLDLSRPGLEATLAVKAAAKDVRLERLTGQGVASKLIGAIEGTVEAQGSGRSLSAIMASFAGAGSATLRSAAIRSLDAAALDAVEPMIEQGLPLEAPKIAGALEPLIGRADFTAPRLGAPFTISGGVLRSGAIVDEGVAARLGGGVSIDLSRLTLDAALTLGPRRADAPQLGVAFQGSLAAPRRKLDATALTSWLSVRAVERETQRIEAMEAEIQQRARLARERAAAEDRRRAEEKRVADEKRKADEERLKAQQLAPSQPTLPPTFDLAPPTEGETQGGR